The Candidatus Methylomirabilota bacterium genome contains a region encoding:
- a CDS encoding cupredoxin domain-containing protein, translated as MARMIGLLAIGALAGLALPAGVPRAADVPREIALTIEKHRFQPEEIRVKAGAPFVLVITNKDRGAEEFESRDLRLEKVIPAGKTVRLRMPALKPGTYPFVGEYHEATAKGRLVVE; from the coding sequence ATGGCCCGCATGATCGGACTGCTGGCGATCGGTGCGCTGGCCGGCCTGGCCCTGCCGGCCGGCGTCCCCCGAGCCGCCGACGTCCCGCGTGAGATCGCGCTGACGATCGAGAAGCATCGGTTCCAGCCCGAGGAGATCCGGGTCAAGGCCGGCGCGCCGTTCGTCCTCGTCATCACCAACAAGGACCGGGGAGCGGAGGAGTTCGAGAGCCGGGACCTTCGCCTCGAAAAGGTGATTCCCGCGGGCAAGACGGTCCGCCTGCGGATGCCCGCGCTCAAGCCCGGAACCTACCCATTCGTCGGCGAGTATCACGAGGCGACGGCCAAGGGGCGCCTCGTCGTGGAGTAA